GGTAATCTTAGACTAATCCTTTATGAAAAGAGAATACTAATTTCAAATAATTTGACACCTAAAACATTACAGAGAGAAGAGTCAGTATGGCACCAGTTGCCAACGGCGTTGAAAGATTGTCGTTAATTGGCAACGGCAAGGGTTCCACAACTGTGCCTACAATTGCGCCAATGAAAGCTTGCAGTGGGTGAAGAAAAAATGCGGCGCCGAAGAAAGCAAAAGCGAACCCTGCAACGGAGCCCTCCAAGCTTTTACCTTTGTTGAAAGGGATTGAAGTTTTTCCGAATATTTTGCCAAAAATCGAAGCGGTGCTATCTCCAAGTGAGACTATAGCTATCGATGCATAGTTTATTGGAGTTGGAAAAAGTATAAGAGATAACATGATGCCTAAAGCCAGAAATATTGGAGCCAAAGCAAATTCGTAACGTTCTGAGGGTGCTGCTGCGTTTAGAGTAATTGACGAAATTAGGGGAATGTTTTTTCTTTCAACTCTGGCAAGCTCAGCTGCCATGTATGTCAGAGTCGTCAGAAATAGAAGAAAAGCAACAATATAAACTCCAAAGCGCATAGCAGCCAGAGCCACAAAGAATCCACTGGCATGTATAACCTCCCGAATCACTTCATTACGCATTAGAACAAAACGAGGTCTTTTTTGAGTTCCTTCAAGAATCGGCACAATTTCTAGTAAGTTGCCTTTTATTACATAATCGGACTTTAGGGTTATTAGAAAATCTGGGTTGTAGCCTATCTTCAAGGTCTCTGGATAGAAAATTGGAGAGTTGTTGCGGTCATCAGCCACAACCACACAATCTCTTCGTGTAATGTTTTCTTGGTCCAAGATTTTATTCATTACGAAGGCTTTTCCGTTTTTCTTTATGACGTCGCCTTCGATGTTTCCTGTCAAGATATCGCTCTTAATTTCTAATTCGAGTCCAAAAGCGTAGTCAGCTTTCAGACGAGAAGCAAGATTTTCGACAACCATTTGGGGAAGCCCTGAGCTTATGAGGGCAGTTCTTAACCCTCTTTTCCTTAGTTCTACAAAAACTGCTTCTGTGTGCGGGAGTAAAGGTATTTTTTTGAATGTATTTAGCAGTTCTTCTACTGTGGAATCTCGAAATAGTTTAAACATAGTTTTTAGCGCTGATTTTAGAGAGAGTAAGCCTATCTCGTAGAGGAAACCAATGAAAAGGAGCTTAATGAACTGCAAGAAACTCAGGTTTCGCCCTAGTTCGAAGACTAAATAGCGATTTTTAGGTAGCAATACTCCTTCAACGTCGAAGATTACGAGTTTTCTTGAAGCCATTTGAGTCATGCCTGTCTATCTCTATTTTCTTTGTATTAGCAATTTCGTGGTTGGTAAAGTTTTAATGTTTGGACGAAGCTATGAAGTTTGGGTGGCGGGCCTTAGGTGGGGGGCTAGGGGTCTCCTGAAAGGCTTTGCCTTGACCGTAAATCCTCTATATGACGGACTGAGAGCTGAGGCTGAGGTGTCAAAGAGCGTTGGGCTCCGCTTATCCTTGCAGTGAATATCCGTCCCTTGGGGCTGGCGGTCATGGAGCTGTCTCTGTAGGGAGGCGGTTTCTGTGCCTACTAGGTGAATCTGGCCAGGCCCGGGAGGGAGCAACCTAAGTCTAGACGTTCAGCGCTCAAGGGGGTGCGGATACGAGACAATGGTAAGCTGTGGGCTTGACGAAAACTGGGCTTCGAACCTCAGTGACCCGCCGCTCAAAATTCACAGTTTCTCAGCGTTTATGCGACTTCAAGTTGAGCAGCATTTTGCACGGTTGACACATCTCGTTTACGGTTGGTTCACCGCAGATTCTGCAATTTCTCAGTCTTTCTGTTTTTACTGCATTTTCTATGGAGGACCCTAGCCTCTCTGCTGAGCGATAAACCGTATATTTTATTCCTGAATGTTTTTCTTCCATTCTATTCAACATAGTACGAATGTCGTTTCTTAACGCTGCAGGAGCATAGGGACATGGTATGTTTTGAAACTCAAATTTTCGCAAATAAGCATACAGTGTTGTTTCCTTTTCAAGGACTTCGCAGAAAGGTTTAATGCGGCACACGAAATGCGAATGCGTAGCAGACGAAACTGGTCTAGCTCTAGCTATCCTCAATGGATCACCATGCAAAATGTTCAAGAGTACAGTTTGTGCCTCGTCGTCGAGGTTATGCGCGGTTGCAAGCTTTGTTGCTCCACACCTTCGAGCTACAGAATTAAGTGCACGCCGCCGAAAGACGCCGCAGTAAGCACAAGGCGTCAAACCTCCACCATTCTTTTCCTTATCATGT
The window above is part of the Candidatus Bathyarchaeota archaeon genome. Proteins encoded here:
- a CDS encoding HAD-IB family phosphatase, whose protein sequence is MTQMASRKLVIFDVEGVLLPKNRYLVFELGRNLSFLQFIKLLFIGFLYEIGLLSLKSALKTMFKLFRDSTVEELLNTFKKIPLLPHTEAVFVELRKRGLRTALISSGLPQMVVENLASRLKADYAFGLELEIKSDILTGNIEGDVIKKNGKAFVMNKILDQENITRRDCVVVADDRNNSPIFYPETLKIGYNPDFLITLKSDYVIKGNLLEIVPILEGTQKRPRFVLMRNEVIREVIHASGFFVALAAMRFGVYIVAFLLFLTTLTYMAAELARVERKNIPLISSITLNAAAPSERYEFALAPIFLALGIMLSLILFPTPINYASIAIVSLGDSTASIFGKIFGKTSIPFNKGKSLEGSVAGFAFAFFGAAFFLHPLQAFIGAIVGTVVEPLPLPINDNLSTPLATGAILTLLSVMF
- a CDS encoding TIGR00269 family protein, translated to MSLTCTMCKRRDAIYMRPYSGEKLCSSCFCRSIENKVRAAIAKYDMLRFDDRIAVGVSGGKDSMSLLHILTRLERSFPQAELIAVTVDEGIRGYRDEALKIAEEGCKKLGVEHVIVSFKELFGYKLDELVERLHDKEKNGGGLTPCAYCGVFRRRALNSVARRCGATKLATAHNLDDEAQTVLLNILHGDPLRIARARPVSSATHSHFVCRIKPFCEVLEKETTLYAYLRKFEFQNIPCPYAPAALRNDIRTMLNRMEEKHSGIKYTVYRSAERLGSSIENAVKTERLRNCRICGEPTVNEMCQPCKMLLNLKSHKR